The genomic segment CCCCAAACAAAGGGTCTCTCAGAAAGATCTTAGCGAAAACAGCCAATTACCTCCCTGCTATCTCCttgttaaaaatgaacatacCCCCCGCTGCGTGCACAAATCTGAGTTTGTGCGTGCatacctgcctgcctgtgtatATGAGCTgaagtgaatgtgtgtattaTCTCTGCGTGAGGCTGCCGTAATTACGCAGTGAAGGTGCCCATGGGGCGGCAGCGGCTGCATTTGGCTCCGTGCCACATCCCCTCGTTTTATTGGGTCTTGTGCCCGACAGAAAAACTGCTGTGCGTGTCTCTCCACGCTGACTGATGAGAGCAGGTCTGTggtgtgagtgcgtgtgtgtctaCAAGTGTAAACTTTATGTcgactgaaaataaatgtgtatgcaccgataaataaaatatggcctattattattactgcatgtgttttcagcagcagcagcagcagcagacatcAGCTGGTGGCAGGTCTGAGTGTTGACTGATAAAGTTCAGTGTGTCAGCGTGGGAATTCAAGAAATGTCTCTTCAGTGTGTTATAGTGTCAGAGAGTGTGACAAGTTCAGAGGGAAGGTAGAATGGAGTCTTAGTGTAAAATGGGGTCATCCGATTAATGGTTGTTATAGCAACAGGGATCATATGACAGCCGCTAATAGACCGAGACTGgcctgaaaatcaaaaacagaaatacgttattttggaaaaagaaaattatgtaCCGGTAAATTGCATGCCGTGAGTTTCCAGTTAAACATGTTGCTCTTCTTTGTCtcgaatgtgtgtgtatttgtgtgtgtgaaagggacagaaaaaaagctaaaccTTTGCAGCAGCATGTAACAGGACTGACCTCCTTCTCTATACTAAACATAGTGGACGCGGTAGACAGGACAGTAGCAGTTAAGATCACATACTGGTGTGAAAAATCTCCATCTCCAGACGGTGAACTTCCATGAAGCCGAGTCTATGGTGCTTGACCACAAGTGCAAGTCAAACACTTCTTGTTATCAGTCTCAAAATAATGTTATGTCATTTTTCCAAGACAAAGTTACTTTTTGGAACAAGCTGCATGGTTCAGCATCTCAACCTGGAGCTTTATCGGCCTCCTGCAGAGCAGCCGCTGAGATGATCAGATGACTGAGCAGTGAAATCAAAGCCGGGCTCTGTGTGTCTCCATCCTCCAGGTATTTTTATGGCTGGCTGTTAGACTGTGCAGTGGTTAATATAGATTTAATGGAGACAGGGAATTGATAAAACACTCAGTGACATTTAAGGCTTTGGTCAGAAAAGTGTCAGAGTTGGAGTTTTGCAGCTATATTGGCGGAGTAATACTATCTGACCTCCAGAAATACACTTCGGGGACAATGTGCAGCCTGACATGAGTGTTATGTGTGCTGgtggtgcctgtgtgtgtgtgtgtgtgtgtgtgtgtgtgtgtgtgtgtgtgtgtgtgtgtgtgtgtgtgtgtgtgtgtgtgtgtgtgtgtgtgtgtgtgtgcgtgcgcgtgccttcgcgtgcatgtgcgtgtttgtgtgctgttCGACTTGCCCAAATTTAACTGTCTGAATTCTGCAGCTGCTTGGAAGTTTAGTTATAGTATAGTAACCCATAGAATCGCCACACAAGGCTGCAGCCACAAAGCATTACTCTCCCTTTCTGTAACactcaaacagagaaaaatatcatcTGTCATCAAGTCATAAACTGTGATCTCAATGTTAAAACATCTGCCAATAAAACAGGACATAAGTGAAATAACATCAcgtttttttaatacatttttgtccaAAGTACTTGAAGAATTTTCTTGCACATTCAGGGAAAGTGTCCTCTGTACTGCTCTTGGACAAAGACATAACACGTATCACATCTTtgttcatgtatttttcttttttttttttttttgtagaaacaatgaaaactgtcaCTGCAGTGGCAACTTTCTTTTAGTGGTTTTTGGGAATATTTCGAAATACCAACTTGAACACAGATTTTGAAAACAATACAGCAGGAAACAGTGTGTCTGGCTGTTGTTGTGCCATTTTAATTGTGCCACCTTTGGAATCAGACAAATTTGGGGCGGAGAGTAGACATGAGGCGAGAATATGCGTGGAgaaggtggagaggaggatgagatgGAAGGAAGTGTTGGGAGGGAAAAAAGTGCTCAGAGAACTGGTGCAGAAGGGAGAAAAATTGCGCAGTTCTGATTTACACTCATCTCCTGAAtaattgtataaaaaataaaaaaaacacacacactgacagcagtgTCAGAGAGCAAAAACTCAACTCAGgtgcacaaataaacaaaaaactcaaGGGGGTTCCTCTCCGTTACTTTCTTCAGCCCTACACAATATGTAGGACTGAAGTGTGTTTTGAGCAATTATCATGCACGTGCCATCGTCCAACTTGGCCTCTCTTAATAGAGTGCGAGTCTGACTCAGCAGCCGGCGGTCGTTGGATGGTCAGTCAGTGAGGTCAgtagagcagcagagcagacaggaTTTGCATCTATCATCAGAGATGTCAGCcgtgttgttttattttagggCGGCTTCTGTGCAGACATTACCTTGACAGTGATGAATGTTAACCGTTTTGCCGTGTAGCCACAGATTGGCTCTGAACCAACACACACTCGGCCCAGCCCAGGAGAataggaagatttttttttttttaatcgaagGCTTGAGGGTCAATGGGTTCAATATGCTTTgttctaaaataaaatgaatgtgctGCGATATGAGGGCAGGGGTGTGGAATTTCCCCTTTTATATTGATTTTCCAAGATTGTCTGGGTTTGGTTTCCTAAATGTACACGTTAAGATCCTTTCGTTTGCCTGCCGAAGGACAAAGAATACGTGCAAAAGCGCTTCTGACAGAATTCTTAAGCAGCTTTTGATTTTAAACTGCACTGCACATTTCATGGTATTCAAGAAAACTTAAGGGTAggagcagacatttttttctctatcatcAGGGAAACCCAGCCATGTGCAAACCTGATACACCTCTACCGTGGGTGTGGAATACTCACACTGCCTATTTtcatttctccatttctttcagACGATGTCGTCAGAGCACCTGACCTGTGGTTGGCTGCAGCAGCTACTCGTACTTCTGAAGCTTTGCCTCGCTTTTGCTGGGCCTTTGCGACCACTCAATGGGACCGAATGCACGGCCAAGGGTCCTGCTTCCTACATCCTAGTCTTTACAGGTCACTGGAGCCCACAGGCCTTCCCCAAGCAGTATCCACTGTTCCGGCCACCTGCACAGTGGTCCAAACTCATAGGTGAGAAAAACTACTGGGGACAATGAAGTTGGTTATTAGAAAGTCAACAATTTCTCACGGAAAATTATACCTCTAATGCCTGATAATAATTCACTGAATGCAGGCTAATGAAAGGACAGGGATGGGACACTGACTCAGCCTCTGCTTCACCTAAAGACAGTTGTTTTGTTCCTCGTCATGTGTCAGACGTTTACGTCCTTACTGTCAgcatacacgcacatacacaggGCCGAGAAATGTTAATGAAGAAAGCAGCAAGAAGCGGAGAGCAATAAGAAAGACAGTTTAAATGCTACCAGATGGGTTacttccctctgtttctctaaCCTCTGTCTAGTGGTATCTTTAATATTTCTCTATTCCTTCAGCTCAATCCTACACTCCTTCCCACATTTCCGCTGGTTTACCACAGTGTTGGCGGTAAAGACTGGAAGGAGGTTTCAGGGTTAGTGGAGGTGGGTGTTGATAGTTTGGGTGTAGTGGGGTTTACTCCGAGCTTACCTTAgagccaggaggaggaggagatgaagaagacaTTCAGGCCCCTCtattctgcttttttccccaagcCATGGAGAACGGGATGGATGGCAgatgtttgtacatgtgtgtgcatgtgtgtgtgtgtgtgtgtgtgtgtgtgtgtgtgtgtgtgtgtgtgtgtgtgtgtgtgtgtgtgtgtgtgtgtgtgtgtgtctctgtgttggaCTGCTCTTGTGCATCACAGTCTGTGGCGGCCGTGGCTATGTCTGGCTTCCAGCTCTCCCAGTGGTGCCCTGCTGCCCTTCCAGAGGATGATGCACTACTTGCTCCATATAGAGACAGGCACCGGAGATTGTGATACACCCAATATGGCTTTTAATGTCCCTGGCTAATGGGCAACAGTGGCCAAAGGGGACAAGGAATGGGCTTTGTcacaagaggggaaaaaacaagggCCTCAGTGGACTGACAATCCACTGGTAGGGGACAAAAAGAATGTTGTCATAGCGCATAGAAAAACACAACTGGTCGAGGGGTTTGGGGGCCTGTGATGGTTTTGTGTTGCTTAATCGAGGAGATCCGGGGATGAGGGACCAAGGACCAAGGACACTGccagagggaagagggaaaggaGTTTGTCatggcacaaagaaaaaaacacaagcaatttAGGAAGGACGGGACGTGGGCTTAAACGTCTCGGTGGTGCTTAAATTTGATGTGTCATCGAGTTTCAAGGGCTTGACGCTTGTGGGAAATTTGTTAGCATGGAAATGTAATTAAGCACATTAGTAATGGTATTTTGGGGAGAAACAATATAGTGTGTGAAGTGTGCTGCACAcgttgtgtgtgtggctctgtgcggtgtgtgtgttaatacaCGTGTCAAGAGTGTTTAAGTATAAATGTATGGTTGTGTATGTATGCCTGTACGCGGCTTTTGAAAAGTGAGGTAAGGCAGAACCATCAGAGCATTTGTCAGCGTGTTTCTGGCTAACCTTACTCTGCCCTCAAAACCACTGGCCCTGGCCAGTGGCTCTGCGGGTTTCAGCATGCAACTCCAGAACCTGTGGTACGAACAGTTTCACCTAAATCAGTCTCTTGATTCTTAACAGATCTCATAGATGACCAAAACTGAATATGAGAATGGGAAGCAAATGGTTCGGTAGGCCCAAAGGGTAAGAAAAAGTATCAATACAggttttcaaaatagttttcaaatatagtttttttttttttgtccactatCTGGCGACCAACTCGGAGATCCTGACCCATCTCCTGGCAGCTCCAGCCCGTGTTGTTGTTTTATCAAAGATAGATGGAGAAAACGTGAAACTATAATCATGCAATAattccaaaaacacacacgtggGCAGTTCCTTCAGAATGATCTGTTTAAGTGCAGAAAGTAGGTGGCAGCCATAGAAATACATACAGGCTCCATGGTGGAAATGATCTCACCGTCTGGCTGTAGCTCTGTGGTACTTCAGTGACATTGATATGCATTCCAGTGAATAAGCATCTTActcctgtcttcttctctttcttgtgtttcttttctccctttagTGGTCAGCCATAATCGCCATTTTCGTCTGTGGGAGGAGGGTGCTCCAGCCAGTGCAGGGGTTCAGAACTTTGCTGAACTCGGGGTGACGGTGGAGCTGATGAAGGCAGCCAAGGAGGCCAGGAAGAGACGCACGGTGGGAGCCATGTACCGAACGGCCGGCATTCCTAATGGCATCGGGCACAGCTCCACGGAGTTGCTCATGCAGTCCCGGAGCTCACTGGTAGGCACAAATAACACTTAAGTAGTAACAAAAGTAACAAATAAGTAGAAGCAATACTCActcacaaaagcacacacatgctcagacACAGTAAGTCACACAAACCGTCTGTTTGACTAAATCTATTAAGTCATGTGGTGACCCGGGCCTTCCCATAAAGTCGGCCTTCTGCTCTGACCAAATGCTTCAGCACTTCTTTCCACCGTCCAATCAGGCTATGTTTAGCTCATGTGCTAAAGCCCTGCAGCCACAAACGCCCTCATCCATCCTGCGCggtctgctctctgtctgctgcCTGTCCCATTGAACTCTGTGAGCTCAGGACGACGTttagttaaaggaatagtttggcaaTTTGAGTAATATACCTactcactttcttgcagagaatTGGAGTGGatgattgataccactctcatttcagtatgttaaatatgaagctctaGCCatcagctggttagcttagcttagcatgaagactggaaatggagaaaaagctagcctggctattTCTTGGCCTATTgtagtgacttcctggagtcttgttgtcacCCTCTGACACAACCATACCcccagcaaaaacaaaacctttagATTTTACAGATTTTGCTGTTTGTATGGATTCAACAGAAGAgatcaaatgaatgaaaaaagacatttatagCTGTTGCTAGGCGGATTTTGTTTGGACAGAGAAAGGTTAGCTCTTTACCCctggtttcagtctttatgctaagctaacaggctgatGGCTTTAGCTCCATATTTAACATAGCGATATGAAAAtggtattgatttttttctctaagtCTGGGCAAGTaggcaaataagcatatttccccatatgtcaaactattgctgtAAGGGCAAAGGTAAAGTTAAAATCCTATTAAAATGACCTTAATCAACATTCTCACATGCTCATATGTACACTGAGAGTTATTAATTGCTGTAATTATTCCTTGTCACGATACTGACCTTGAAGTGATCCCTTCAGCGGATGGTGGTCACAGTCCTTGCGTCGTGCAACACTGCATTCTAACACACAGccaaagctaatatgaggcttcggCAGTCTGAGATTGCCAAATCAAGTAGATATATTTTCCAGGAATATTTTTAGTGCAAAACTCCCCCTTTGTGTTACTATCCCTGTACCGCAGCTCAGCAAAGAAACACTGCccaggaaaacacaaaaaaaggaaatgttgcACTGACACTACTAACTGTGGAAGATAAACCGCTAGAGCCCCATAATACCCCATATTTAAGGTTGATAAATGGGCTGATGCAATTGGACTGCTTTTGGGCTGTAGGCTCAGTATCCAACTAGGGTACAACTTTGCTCATCGCTGGACTACAGGGTACCGCTGGTGCAGGATAGTGAGTGACTTTGGGAGCAGAGGTCATGGTTGGAGGCTTGGGCTAAATTTGGGGCCAGGGCTTAAACATAGGCAAAGTATTCGAGGTAGGAATGACGTATGGCTCTGTGGAAAAATGTGTCATACTATTCACAGAGTTAAAACTAGAAATAAAGTATGCCTTTATGTGTAAAGCATAAGTAGCTGATgaatgagagggaaagaggtgaagaggagggGCGGATATTTGCTGGGGCTTTTAGAAATAGGTGTGTTCATGCTTGGCGAGGCGAAGTCTGGTGACATTTGTTTATTGGTTATTCCACTGCCTGAACCCTTAAAAATCATAACCAGCCCTGTCAGAGGGCATCTTTGGTAAGTACTTGTCCTAGACAGCAGCTTAACAGCTTGTTGTCTAGGTATATGATGTCTGTGGCTGATTTTACATGGGTCCTTCTGTTTTTAGATTAGCGGTcagaatggcaaaaaaaatgcagggcatgactattgtgtgtttgtgttgaacatgacaatgacagGCTGAATGATGTGAAGCTGTTGACAGCTTAATCTGttattctgcttttctgtctgcaTGTCTCTGTTGCACACAGTCATTTATAAATaccatcttttttctcttgccCCCTAACCAAGACATTCATACGCAATGCCccaaaaatcccaaacacaTATGATTCCCATCTCCATATTCATGAGCTTCCTGCTATTGCTGTTAAACGTGTAATTCAAAAGGGCCAGATAACACCAAATAAGGGCCATTCACGATCCAACTGGCATTATTCCTAAAGATTCAGTATTTTGTAAGCTCAATGGCACCACAGAAAATGAGACAACAACATCAGATCATTAAAGTGCTTGTGCTATCGGACTGTGGTTGCGTGTTTTCGTGGACGACTCGTTCTCTGTGGAACTCTGCAGAAGATTTTCTGTGGTGGAGAAAATGGGGAGGGATCATGGGAGCTTTGAGTAACTGTCTCTGCTCCATAGATGCTCCCTGGCCTGTATACTGCAAATCACCTTAGACAGATCAAGCCAGTGACAAGGGATATCCCTGAGCAGACATCCTTGCTGACCGGCCCAATGGAAATAGCAGGACGGCTTCTTGGAAAAACTGCTGTTTCAGAGTGAAAAGGACAAGGGGAGGGAGTGGTGTTAgtagaggagggaagaaaggaaggaagggatCAGCGGAGGATtctaaaaaacaacagagctgCCTCTGATttggtttctctgtttcttgCCTGTGACACACAGCAAAGGAACAGAGAAACCAAATCAAAAGCAGCTCTGTTGCTTTCTAGAAAACCCCACTTTTCATGCTAAGACTACCTGCCTCCTTCCCCGAGTGAACTGATGTCTGTTCCAGCACTCTCCCATCCAGTGCTCTATGCACCTCCAAGCCACCCTTTTCTAGCCATCCAAAGCTGTGCAAGCCCACCCATCCGACCCGGAACTCAGCCCAGGTCCTCGAGTATCGGGCCACAAGTGAGGGGGCGTTTTCAAATGTGCTGTTCTCTGGGCGTCTGCCACCTTAGCGTGTGCTGACCCACAGGCCACTTCCTGTATGAGGTCACCAGCTCTCGGAAAACAGCCATCACACAGGAGACACAGTGTAACCTTGCACAGGAAACTGAGTGGGTGCGTGCTTACGCACACATGCAGTCCCCAGTCCCTGCATCTGCAAATGTGCGAGTTTATAAATCCTGACAcaacactttgtgtgtgtgtgtgtgtaagtgtgtattgTCCTAACTATCTTACTATTATTcctttaacatattttttctacacaaaatatatcaataGACAAGGGGCAGTATAACACAATATTACTATGGTGGggttttttaaatcaattttgttttctttcttcttcaaaAGAGCTATTGGTCGTCCTTATCCAGACTGTTGCAGTCAGACGTTTGCCTGGAGCCATAAAAATAATCACTTAAATCCTTAGTCTAGCTCTCTGTGTCCAGAAGGACTCGTTGTAACTTTATTTCATTGCATTTTCTTTGTAGTTTCATTTGCAGTTATTACTTGACAAAACAAGGAGAGACCGCATCAGTGCAATTTCAGTATTCACATACAGGACATGCAAAATATTTATCTtgggtgaagaaaaaaatgtaagccTCAGGGTTTATGGCTTTGaagatgagaaagaagaaagaaagaaaccagaGTCTACAGCAGGTACACTGAGGTATACTGTTTAAAGTTTGAactaatttcattttctctctccgaTCGACAGTTGTCCCTGATGGTGAAGATGATCCCCAGCCCTGACTGGTTTGTCGGCGTGGAAGGCCTAAACCTTTGCGAGGGCAGCCAGTGGAAACAGGAGGTGAGCATTGACCTCCAGCCGTATGATGCAGGGACAGACAGTGGAttcactttctcctctcccAACTTCCCCACCAGCCCCCCAGAAAACATCACAAAGGTGAGCTCTTGCATCATTCACAAGTACAAAAACCAGCATGCATTCATACGTCGACTCATTCATTTAGTCATTCGTCCATTCATTTCATGGGTAGACCATGCAAGGCGGATGGCTTTCGACTTATTCTTAAAATAAGTTAGCAGCCTGGGAATGGGGCATCATTCTTAGCTGTCTCCACTTAAATGATTGGTTGGCGGCCCTCATGTCTGACCTGAAGTGCTTCGAATAAAAAGGGCCTCTATTACATAATACACCATCTATCCTTTTCCAGCATGTGTTTTTAAGTGGGCTATTGTGTTACTTGTACTTGTGTTGACAATCTTCTGGCTCTCCTGATGAATTATGCTGCACTGTTCTCTGCTGACTTGTTCAGATCACGTCTCAGATGCCAAACCATCCAGCCAACTCCTTCTACTATCCACGCTTAAAGGAGCTTCCACCAATTGCCAGCATAAAGATCACCCGACAGAGCAGATCACCTGACCAGCAAACCCCAATGTCCAATCATATTCTGCCTAACTCTTTCAGTCCCCAGCGCTTCTCAGGTAAGACCACAGACTCCCTACAACAGTGGTACCCAAAAGGTTTTACCTTGGAGGACCAAGAATTAAACCAGATAATGATTAAAATGGATGGGGAAGCAGGAGCAAAAGACCAGAATATAACATGTTATTATACTGATTTGTATCCCATTAAAGTTACAATATGGTCCTAGTTctcttaatttaatttgattaatctgttctgtaaaataaaagacatattTGCTCTGTGTGTCCATTGAAGGGATACTCAAGCTATTTAGTGCTTCCACAAAGTTGAGGGACTCGCAAGTGACACATTAaaaactagaagggcactcagagagcgtagacctctgccaaggccaatgtcaaacaacataaaccaggcttcagagaaaaaaaaaattcaaattcatagtagaTGATCCGGATCttccccaaaatttaatgggttcttccccaGACCATGCCCAatccctccaccatgtttggtGCAAACTgattcagtagtttttgtgtaatcctgctgacaactaaacaaaccaaccaacaaacagacaggggTGAAAGCATAGCCTCCTTGGCTGAGGTCAAAAATCAAATTGAAGGAGGAGATTCTGAGTTATCCTGATTTTCAATTAATAGAAGGCTATAGATCAAACTGCAAAAATGCAAGATCCTTCATTTCCCATAATGTAACTAAGTATACAGCCAGTGGACATATAGCACTTGTTAGAGGAATGATGTAATTTACACACCTTTCATTGGCCTTGACATATCAAACTCACTAAACACTGGCAGAGGACTCTTTTCTTCCTAAAATGACACAAGTGGagatgtttgttatttttacctAGGCCAAGGAGGTAAAGCGATCaaccctgtgtttttgtttgtttatttgtcagtaggattacacaaaaactactgagtCGGTTTGCaccaaacatggtggagggatggagcatgggccAGGGTAGAACCCATGAAATTTTGGGGCAGTTctagatcatttactatgaatgaccggtgtatgttttttgatacTGGCCTTGAAGGAGGTTTTTACTGTTATCATTTGGCTGGGTAAATTAAAAGTTATAATAGAGGAACTTTGGTTCTTTGACCCTGCTTTAGACATGCCTGCTCTACACAGAATTGTAATACTTTCTGCATTCTTTGCCCTTCGCTCTTGACTCACACTTAgttctttcatctctctctcccctccacaCAGCGACACCACTGGACTGTGAAGTGTCTCTCTGGTCATCCTGGGGTTTGTGCCTGGGTCCCTGCTCCAGAGGTGGCGTTCGCCACCGCACACGTTACATCCTTTTGCGGCCGGCCAATGCTGGCACCCCCTGCCCTGAGCTGGAGGAACAGGCTGAATGTGTACCGCACAGCTGTATGAAACTCCAGTAACCCACAGAATGCACAATCACAGATACTGCCAGTATTCGACTCTGGGACTCTCATGTTATTACTGCTGGACTGAGAAGTGTTGCTGCATCTTGAGCATCTCCTTGATAATGCTTGATAAAGGATTGCTTTGTCACAGCCAAATTGTGGAAATGTTTGCCTAATGACTTGATGCGTTATCTGTGCAGCCCATTAGTTTTAGAGCATACACTCCTCAGGGTGTATTTTAATGAGTGAGTTTATTTCAAAGTGTGATTGTAGCGGAGTGTTGGACAGGTATTAGGGTTAGAGATAACACTACAAATGATGTTGGgttaaaaagtgatttttataAATTGCCATGGatgcagaacagaaaaaaaaagacaggaagaagcATGACATGTGTCCCCTCAAAGAACTGTACGAGACCTATTATGGTTTGTTCATTACCAGTAACATATGTATTTAAAGTGTATGCTGATAGTGGCATACCAGAGTCACAAATGTACGTCTTTAGCATGCACACACTCTTACATGTAtccacacatgtgcacacagaaATCTCCACACAAAGGTCCTTGCACATACTGCATACTTTTACAGGCGCGGAGGCATTCGTTTACATAGGTGACCTGTACATGCTTTGCACATGCAGCTCTTTCAAAATAACCTCACACCGCGATTTATAAATATTACCTTTCACAAGAAAAAACCTAAGAGCTGACTTGAAGCATAGAGCCAGTCTGAAGACGCTGGCCTATTTTATAACAAGATGAAGGTTTTTATAAAAAGaatgataaatatttgttttaatatctcttttaatgttttaatgttgagattttgtatatactgtatggtgTCTCTTATCTTGTATAACTCATGAATAAATATGGTGGTGTTTTTCAAATTGAAGACATCTGTGTGACATTTTTCCCCCTGTATGGCTTTTCATTTGGAACGTGTTATTATGCAAAAGCAATGCCTA from the Xiphias gladius isolate SHS-SW01 ecotype Sanya breed wild chromosome 23, ASM1685928v1, whole genome shotgun sequence genome contains:
- the spon2a gene encoding spondin-2a — protein: MSSEHLTCGWLQQLLVLLKLCLAFAGPLRPLNGTECTAKGPASYILVFTGHWSPQAFPKQYPLFRPPAQWSKLIVVSHNRHFRLWEEGAPASAGVQNFAELGVTVELMKAAKEARKRRTVGAMYRTAGIPNGIGHSSTELLMQSRSSLLSLMVKMIPSPDWFVGVEGLNLCEGSQWKQEVSIDLQPYDAGTDSGFTFSSPNFPTSPPENITKITSQMPNHPANSFYYPRLKELPPIASIKITRQSRSPDQQTPMSNHILPNSFSPQRFSATPLDCEVSLWSSWGLCLGPCSRGGVRHRTRYILLRPANAGTPCPELEEQAECVPHSCMKLQ